Proteins co-encoded in one Zootoca vivipara chromosome 3, rZooViv1.1, whole genome shotgun sequence genomic window:
- the PEX6 gene encoding peroxisome biogenesis factor 6, producing the protein MAVAVLRSLGDPVPQDLPAAAGLLVAPADGEWAAVAAAAGPLVLAVRPAGSEAQPVLLCAALLEAEAASGPELWLGRAFLRQLGLAAGRRVRIWPVRRPPLLGWVLLGAAGAGRAPRPAAASGSSILVRRGETLPGSGLLVLESRPALQGLLGTGTRLAVTELRGGGESRDRSGEPPPPPLVSAWAHGGERLVKAERGHAALWGGEAGETLWVTRGGLRSLGLFHGEWVSVSRPEGGSRHLATVRALDPRWYFSLAEDRRRRAAEEDAFPHERALLPATLAFNLSCDPLEGALLKIQRYGEAAGAQELKGSRSLLSVPPFAKELHIEIVSSPAYSITGVYDQILYQHFQTPRLVQEENILCIPTVGHPEFLEGNSDKFSRWPDLYFKVKKIVAADEKEQSLGYLADTQKTSLFLVGSTNSAVPSFPSQNARGFWNSLSPAGLCSIVKQLCDILGPHLHSRGTLLNGAGSILLSGPSGVGKLTAVRAACSRLNLHLFKVDCVSLCGDTSGSTEAKLHAAFSQAEAYSPCVLLMKDIELLGRDRDGLGEDSRVILALRHLLLDREASTSYPVLVVGTTTRLGNVPTDLQTAFLHELKIEAPSEEQRKAILSMLTEGLPLGKEVSLTKLARQSAGFVLGDFCTLLSHSSRAACARLQNSSFLGGLSEEEEHDFCAAGFPLLAEDFGVALDKLHDAHSQAIGAPKIPSVFWQDVGGLQEVKKEILDTIQLPLEHPELLSLGLRRSGLLLYGPPGTGKTLLAKAVATECTMTFLSVKGPELINMYVGQSEENVREVFAKARAAAPCIIFFDELDSLAPNRGRSGDSGGVMDRVVSQLLAELDGLHSSRDVFVIGATNRPDLLDSALLRPGRFDKLVYVGINEDRDSQLQVLNAITRKFKLDPSVSLLGILDKCPVQLTGADIYALCSDAMMSAIKRKVAWIEEGLDTETSDLTLTMEDFVQAATRLQPSVSEPELLRYKLIQQRFAA; encoded by the exons ATGGCGGTGGCGGTGCTGCGCAGCCTGGGAGACCCCGTCCCGCAGGACCTGCCCGCGGCTGCGGGACTGCTGGTGGCCCCGGCCGACGGGGAATGGGCcgccgtggcggcggcggccggccCTCTGGTGCTGGCCGTCCGCCCGGCGGGGTCTGAGGCACAGCCGGTGCTGCTGTGCGCGGCGCTGCTGGAGGCCGAGGCGGCCTCGGGGCCGGAGCTGTGGCTGGGCCGGGCCTTCTTGAGGCAGCTGGGCCTGGCGGCGGGGAGGCGCGTGCGGATCTGGCCCGTGAGAAGGCCGCCGTTGCTAGGGTGGGTGTTGCTAGGGGCGGCAGGGGCAGGGCGAGCTCCGCGACCCGCGGCCGCCTCGGGCTCCAGCATCCTGGTGCGGCGCGGGGAGACGCTGCCGGGCTCGGGGCTGCTGGTGCTGGAGTCCCGGCCGGCCCTGCAAGGGCTGCTGGGCACCGGCACCCGCTTGGCCGTGACTGAACTGAGGGGCGGCGGGGAGAGCCGGGACCGGAGcggggagccgccgccgccgcctctggtATCTGCGTGGGCGCACGGCGGGGAGCGGCTGGTGAAGGCGGAGCGGGGCCACGCAGCCCTGTGGGGAGGCGAGGCCGGCGAGACCCTGTGGGTGACCCGCGGCGGCTTGCGCAGCCTGGGCCTCTTCCACGGGGAGTGGGTGTCCGTGTCGAGGCCGGAAGGCGGCTCCCGCCACTTGGCCACCGTGCGAGCCCTCGACCCCCGGTGGTACTTCTCTCTCGCCGAGGATAGGCGACGCCGAGCCGCCGAGGAGGACGCCTTTCCGCACGAGAGGGCGCTGCTCCCCGCCACCTTGGCCTTCAACCTGTCCTGCGACCCTCTGGAAGGGGCGCTCCTTAAAATCCAG AGATATGGGGAAGCTGCTGGTGCGCAGGAGTTAAAAGGAAGTCGATCCTTGCTATCTGTGCCACCCTTTGCCAAGGAGCTACACATAGAGATTGTATCCTCACCAGCCTACAGCATCACAGGAGTATATGACCAAATTCTCTACCAACACTTTCAAACTCCCAG GCTAGTCCAGGAGGAAAATATTCTGTGTATTCCAACAGTCGGGCATCCTGAGTTCTTAGAAGGAAATTCAGATAAGTTCTCTAG ATGGCCAGACCTCTACTTCAAGGTAAAAAAGATAGTAGCAGCAGACGAAAAAGAGCAGAGCCTGGGGTACCTGGCTGACACCCAGAAGACGTCTTTATTTCTG GTTGGTTCAACAAACAGTGCTGTCCCATCTTTCCCGTCTCAAAATGCTCGTGGGTTTTGGAATAGTTTATCTCCTGCTGGACTCTGCAGCATAGTGAAACAGCTTTGTGATATTCTTGGGCCTCACTTACACAGTAG GGGGACTCTACTAAATGGAGCTGGAAGCATTCTTCTTTCAGGACCCAGTGGTGTGGGGAAACTGACAGCTGTCAGAGCTGCCTGTAGCCGCCTCAATCTCCATTTGTTCAAG GTGGATTGTGTTAGTTTGTGTGGTGACACCAGTGGATCCACAGAAGCAAAACTGCATGCTGCGTTCTCACAGGCTGAGGCCTATAGCCCTTGTGTCCTGCTAATGAAAGATATAGAGCTGCTGGGAAGAGATCGTGATGGACTTGGGGAGGACTCCCGAGTAATTCTTGCATTACGGCACCTTCTCCTGGACAGAGAGGCAAGTACTAG TTATCCAGTCCTGGTAGTAGGAACAACAACCAGGCTTGGGAATGTCCCTACGGACTTGCAGACTGCTTTCCTTCATGAACTGAAAATCGAAGCACCGTCTGAGGAGCAGAGGAAGGCCATTCTAAGCATGTTGACAGAGGGCTTGCCTTTGGGAAAAGAAGTGAGCCTGACTAAGCTAGCCCGACAAAGCGCG GGCTTTGTTCTGGGAGATTTCTGCACTTTGCTTTCCCACAGCAGCCGTGCAGCCTGTGCAAGGCTCCAGAATTCAAg CTTCCTGGGGGGACTGAGTGAGGAGGAAGAACATgatttttgtgctgcaggctTCCCTCTTCTAGCAGAAGATTTTGGTGTTGCACTGGATAAACTGCACGATGCTCATTCGCAAGCAATAGGAGCTCCAAAG ATACCTTCTGTCTTCTGGCAAGATGTTGGTGGGCTCCAGGAAGTGAAGAAGGAGATCTTGGACACCATTCAGCTTCCTCTAGAACACCCAGAGCTACTATCTTTAGGTCTTCGCCGCTCTGGCCTTCTGCTCTATGGCCCTCCTGGAACAGGAAAAACGTTGCTAGCAAAAGCTGTGGCAACTGAATGCACCATGACTTTCCTCAG TGTGAAGGGCCCAGAGCTCATCAACATGTATGTTGGACAGAGTGAAGAGAATGTGCGTGAAG TGTTTGCCAAAGCCAGGGCAGCTGCTCCCTGCATTATCTTTTTTGATGAACTTGATTCCTTGGCACCCAATCGTGGGCGGAGTGGAGACTCCGGTGGTGTAATGGACCG AGTGGTGTCTCAGCTACTAGCAGAACTTGATGGACTTCATTCTTCTCGAGATGTCTTCGTTATTGGAGCTACAAACAGACCTGATCTTCTAGACTCAGCATTGCTCCGGCCAGGCAG ATTTGATAAATTGGTCTATGTGGGTATAAATGAAGACCGAGACTCTCAGCTGCAAGTACTAAATGCTATCACCAGAAA GTTTAAGCTGGATCCTTCTGTCAGTCTCCTTGGTATCCTTGACAAATGTCCCGTACAGTTAACAGGAGCAGACATATATGCACTCTGCTCAGATGCCATGATGTCTGCTATCAAAAGAAAAGTAGCGTGGATAGAGGAAG GGCTAGACACAGAGACCTCAGACCTAACTCTAACCATGGAGGACTTTGTACAAGCTGCAACAAGGCTGCAGCCGTCTGTTTCCGAACCAGAACTGCTTAGATACAAACTAATCCAGCAGAGATTTGCTGCTTGA